Proteins found in one Ctenopharyngodon idella isolate HZGC_01 chromosome 16, HZGC01, whole genome shotgun sequence genomic segment:
- the LOC127497510 gene encoding complexin-3-like, giving the protein MEYVVKKSLLAPIKTLKYCVTGEKKPSGWTKRGSKRHGSKGRTCADPHLLRSYQADLERERKLREAMNAQKNAERAAMRVHFRRKYQLTKNAKDADHLRAVGRKVSLPRELAKMVRPDGADKDDSFSLLRAFQGLSFSPAIFTGSKPTKTPTAADAEPCRVM; this is encoded by the exons ATGGAGTACGTGGTGAAGAAATCTCTGCTGGCCCCCATAAAGACACTCAAGTACTGCGTGACCGGAGAGAAGAAACCGTCCGGCTGGACCAAGAGGGGCTCAAAACGTCACGGGTCGAAGGGCAGGACCTGCGCAGACCCACATCTGCTGCGATCCTATCAGGCCGAcctggagagagagag GAAATTACGTGAGGCGATGAACGCTCAGAAGAACGCAGAGAGAGCTGCGATGAGAGTGCATTTCAGGAGGAAATACCAGCTGACCAAG AATGCCAAGGACGCGGACCACCTGCGAGCCGTGGGGAGGAAAGTGTCTCTCCCCCGAGAACTGGCCAAGATGGTTCGTCCCGACGGCGCTGATAAAGACGACAGCTTCAGTCTGCTCAGAGCCTTCCAAGGCCTCAGTTTCAGCCCGGCGATCTTCACAGGCAGCAAACCAACCAAAACTCCCACGGCAGCCGACGCGGAGCCCTGCAGAGTCATGTGA